In one window of Enoplosus armatus isolate fEnoArm2 chromosome 7, fEnoArm2.hap1, whole genome shotgun sequence DNA:
- the ghrhrl gene encoding growth hormone releasing hormone receptor, like, giving the protein MSCLHIRGMFLTLCLAPTALSSLHPECEFIFQLEKEERSCLQYIAELGNRSTEGCRPFWDAVVCWPHAVVGETVHRACPAVFSLFKNNTGSVSRNCTSGGWSRPFPPHHIACSVDDDIPETEQSYFATVKLVYTVGYSISLVVLAVAVLILLLFRRLRCARNFIHIQLFVTFILKAVAVFIKDSTLFASDDTNHCTLSTFACKASVVFCHYCVMANFFWLLVEALYLNSLLLSSFYHSRRCLWGFSLLGWGVPVLFIILWIGSRVYFEDTECWDINEDSPYWWIIKGPIVVSIAVNFMLFMNIIRILIQKLNPRLIQFNNSSQYRRLTKSTLLLIPLFGTHYMFFNFLPDYFNVNLRLCIELCMGSFQGLLVAILYCFLNQEVQKEVHMQWLRWQERSYGVVPPAAKGSQMDTPF; this is encoded by the exons GCTTTGTCGAGCCTGCACCCTGAATGTGAGTTCATATTTcagctggagaaagaggagcGTAGCTGCCTTCAGTACATTGCAGAGCTGGGCAACAGAAGCACAGAAG GTTGTAGGCCATTCTGGGACGCAGTGGTCTGCTGGCCTCATGCAGTCGTAGGGGAAACGGTCCACAGAGCTTGTCCTGCGGTCTTCTCCCtcttcaaaaacaacacag GTTCAGTGAGCCGTAACTGCACGAGTGGAGGTTGGTCCAGACCATTCCCACCGCACCACATCGCCTGCAGTGTGGATGATGACATTCCCGAG ACAGAGCAGTCATACTTTGCCACAGTGAAGCTGGTATACACCGTCGGCTACAGCATCTCTCTAGTGGTGCTGGCTGTTGCTGTGTTGATCCTGCTGCTCTTCAG GAGGCTGCGTTGTGCTAGGAACTTCATTCACATCCAGCTCTTCGTCACATTTATCTTGAAAGCTGTGGCTGTGTTCATAAAGGATTCCACTCTCTTTGCAAGTGACGACACCAACCACTGCACCCTTTCCACA TTTGCCTGTAAGGCTTCTGTAGTCTTCTGTCACTACTGTGTAATGGCCAATTTTTTCTGGCTCCTGGTGGAGGCGCTCTACCTCAATTCCCTGCTGCTTTCGTCCTTCTACCACAGCCGTCGATGCCTCTGGGGCTTCAGCCTGCTGGGATGGG GTGTACCTGTGCTCTTCATCATCCTGTGGATTGGATCCAGGGTGTATTTTGAGGACACAGA ATGTTGGGACATCAACGAGGACTCGCCCTATTGGTGGATCATCAAGGGACCGATTGTTGTGTCTATAGCG GTCAACTTTATGCTCTTCATGAACATAATCAGAATCCTGATACAGAAGCTCAATCCTCGACTGATCCAGTTCAATAACTCCTCGCAGTACAG ACGCCTGACTAAGtccaccctcctcctcatccccttGTTTGGTACTCACTACATGTTCTTCAATTTTCTGCCCGACTACTTCAATGTTAACCTGCGCCTCTGCATCGAGCTGTGCATGGGATCCTTCCAG GGCCTTCTTGTAGCAATTCTCTATTGCTTTCTCAATCAAGAG gtcCAGAAAGAGGTCCACATGCAGTGGCTGAGGTGGCAGGAGCGGAGCTATGGCGTGGTGCCTCCTGCTGCAAAGGGCAGCCAGATGGACACACCCTTCTAG